Proteins found in one Penaeus vannamei isolate JL-2024 chromosome 29, ASM4276789v1, whole genome shotgun sequence genomic segment:
- the LOC138867293 gene encoding putative zinc finger protein 66 has translation MHTGSQTSTHAPKRIHINKSHKRIHINESHKRIHINKSHKRIHTNKSHKRIHINKSHKRIHINKSHKRIHINKSHKRIHINKSHKRIHINKGHKRIHINKSHKRNHINKGHKRIHINKSHKRIHINKSHKRIHINKSHKRIHINKSHKRIHINKSHKRIHINKSHKRIHINKSHKRTHINKSHKRIHINKSHKRIHINKSHKRTHINKSHKRIHINKSHKRIHINKSHKRIHINKSHKRIHINKSHKRIHINKSHKRIRINKSHKRIHINKSHKRTHINKSHKRIHINKSRPDIRTRVRRTETLYTI, from the coding sequence ATGCACACGGGATCACAAACGAGCACACACGCGCCCAAACGGATCCACATAAACAAAAGCCACAAACGCATCCACATAAACGAAAGCCACAAACGCATCCACATAAACAAAAGCCACAAACGcatccacacaaacaaaagccACAAACGCATCCACATAAACAAAAGCCACAAACGCATCCACATAAACAAAAGCCACAAACGCATCCACATAAACAAAAGCCACAAACGCATCCACATAAACAAAAGCCACAAACGCATCCACATAAACAAAGGCCACAAACGCATCCACATAAACAAAAGCCACAAACGCAACCACATAAACAAAGGCCACAAACGCATCCACATAAACAAAAGCCACAAACGCATCCACATAAACAAAAGCCACAAACGCATCCACATAAACAAAAGCCACAAACGCATCCACATAAACAAAAGCCACAAACGCATCCACATAAACAAAAGCCACAAACGCATCCACATAAACAAAAGCCACAAACGCATCCACATAAACAAAAGCCACAAACGCACCCACATAAACAAAAGCCACAAACGCATCCACATAAACAAAAGCCACAAACGCATCCACATAAACAAAAGCCACAAACGCACCCACATAAACAAAAGCCACAAACGCATCCACATAAACAAAAGCCACAAACGCATCCACATAAACAAAAGCCACAAACGCATCCACATAAACAAAAGCCACAAACGCATCCACATAAACAAAAGCCACAAACGCATCCACATAAACAAAAGCCACAAACGCATCCGCATAAACAAAAGCCACAAACGCATCCACATAAACAAAAGCCACAAACGCACCCACATAAACAAAAGCCACAAACGCATCCACATAAACAAAAGCCGCCCAGATATACGTACACGTGTGCGTCGGACTGAAACCCTATACACAATATAA